In Magnetospirillum sp. XM-1, a single window of DNA contains:
- a CDS encoding response regulator transcription factor, protein MLRALIVDDHPLFREALAFVISRITDDYVCVEAESMEQATSLLTGGSPFDVIMLDLGLPGASGLAGILSIRGLAPSTPVVVVSAVEDADTIRRAACFGVSGYILKSSQGSVMHAALAKILAGGTHFPQETGDGIAPGLLRPAELEMLTPRQMTVLRLLGEAKSNKQIAYELNISQETVKIHISAILRKLGASSRAQAVMMAHQMRELPRLVDADPAHDAPSGAA, encoded by the coding sequence ATGCTTCGTGCCTTGATCGTGGATGATCACCCGCTGTTCCGCGAAGCCCTGGCCTTTGTCATTTCCCGTATCACCGACGATTACGTCTGCGTCGAGGCCGAATCCATGGAGCAGGCCACCAGCCTGCTGACCGGCGGTTCGCCGTTTGACGTCATCATGCTCGACCTGGGCTTGCCCGGGGCAAGCGGGCTGGCTGGCATCCTCAGCATTCGCGGCCTGGCCCCGTCGACTCCGGTGGTCGTGGTGTCGGCCGTCGAGGATGCCGACACCATTCGCCGCGCCGCCTGCTTCGGGGTCAGCGGCTATATCCTGAAAAGCTCTCAAGGCAGCGTCATGCATGCGGCGCTGGCCAAGATCCTGGCCGGCGGCACCCATTTCCCCCAGGAGACGGGAGACGGCATCGCCCCCGGTCTTCTCCGCCCGGCCGAATTGGAGATGCTGACGCCGCGGCAGATGACCGTCCTGCGGCTTCTGGGGGAGGCGAAGTCCAACAAGCAGATCGCCTACGAGCTCAATATCAGCCAGGAAACGGTCAAGATCCATATCTCGGCCATTCTGCGCAAACTCGGCGCCAGCAGCCGGGCCCAGGCGGTCATGATGGCGCATCAGATGCGCGAGCTTCCGCGGCTGGTCGACGCGGACCCGGCACACGACGCCCCGTCCGGAGCCGCCTGA
- a CDS encoding Glu/Leu/Phe/Val dehydrogenase dimerization domain-containing protein — MVELDIPMDDGSVRCFSAWRCRHDLGFERSIGTVRIEPGLTPADTDREAFAALMQAGSLRLPYGGACGGIDADLRRLSTAELGRLARCFVQSFPDMAATGRSAFSGGLAGTLLSGWVDGGGRSLWLGIEGGTPSRLGREEAIALGAFTQIRRFAGKEGRWALWGCDQSSLLLARRLCALGWELTGVSDRRGAVVNAWGLTPSELACGMANVDGVVSMAGERGSVSADTPLDGGVELVVVAGREGPDAAALGGTGCRMVVELVPGGISRRTEAELAARGIVVLPEIVATSGQSLLTHLGWLRRRWRRDWTDGEMKDRLLQRMHAMAEGDEGPTGRAEATAGALRFIGAAQAAGRSLLAV, encoded by the coding sequence ATGGTCGAACTGGATATCCCGATGGATGACGGTTCGGTTCGCTGTTTCAGCGCGTGGCGCTGCCGGCACGACCTGGGCTTCGAGCGTTCCATCGGCACCGTCAGGATCGAGCCCGGGCTGACCCCTGCCGACACCGACCGTGAGGCGTTCGCCGCCCTGATGCAGGCCGGCTCCCTGAGGCTGCCCTATGGTGGGGCATGCGGCGGCATCGATGCTGATCTCCGGCGGTTGTCCACGGCCGAGCTGGGACGTCTGGCCCGCTGTTTCGTCCAGTCCTTTCCCGACATGGCGGCGACGGGCCGGTCGGCCTTTTCCGGCGGGCTGGCCGGGACGCTGCTGTCTGGCTGGGTTGATGGCGGGGGGCGGTCGCTGTGGCTGGGTATCGAGGGGGGAACTCCCTCCAGGCTCGGTCGGGAGGAGGCCATCGCCCTGGGCGCCTTCACCCAGATTCGCCGTTTCGCAGGCAAGGAGGGACGCTGGGCGCTGTGGGGTTGCGACCAGTCCTCGCTGCTGCTGGCGCGCCGGTTGTGTGCCCTCGGGTGGGAACTGACGGGCGTTTCCGACCGGCGGGGCGCCGTGGTCAACGCGTGGGGGCTGACCCCGTCGGAATTGGCCTGCGGCATGGCCAATGTGGATGGTGTGGTGTCCATGGCCGGAGAGCGGGGAAGCGTTTCGGCGGACACCCCCCTGGACGGGGGAGTGGAACTGGTGGTGGTGGCCGGTCGGGAGGGTCCGGACGCCGCCGCCCTGGGGGGCACGGGGTGCCGCATGGTGGTGGAACTGGTTCCTGGTGGCATCAGCCGCCGGACGGAAGCCGAGCTTGCCGCCCGTGGAATCGTCGTGCTCCCCGAGATCGTCGCGACCTCGGGCCAGTCGCTGCTGACCCATCTCGGGTGGCTGCGGCGGCGCTGGCGCCGCGACTGGACCGATGGCGAGATGAAGGACAGGCTGCTGCAGCGGATGCACGCCATGGCGGAAGGGGACGAGGGGCCCACCGGCCGGGCCGAGGCCACCGCCGGGGCGCTGCGCTTCATCGGCGCGGCGCAGGCGGCGGGGCGCTCGCTGCTGGCGGTCTGA
- a CDS encoding response regulator transcription factor, which produces MPEPTVFVVDDDSAVRHCISVMCALADLPCETFADGESFISAYQPARPGCLVVDQRMPGMSGLELLQWMEAQPQPLPVIIITGHGDVPVAVNAFRNGAIDFLEKPFADEYFLNRVRQAFVRDAQSRQRAGEKSNAFTRYRRLSRREKSVMELMVRGLANKLIAAELKIGIRTVESHRANVLKKMGTASLSELTRLHLRLLGKDA; this is translated from the coding sequence ATGCCTGAACCGACAGTCTTCGTCGTCGATGACGATTCCGCCGTCCGCCACTGCATCTCGGTGATGTGCGCCCTTGCCGACCTGCCCTGCGAGACCTTTGCCGATGGCGAGAGCTTCATATCCGCCTATCAGCCGGCCCGGCCGGGCTGCCTGGTGGTGGACCAGCGCATGCCGGGGATGAGCGGGCTTGAACTGCTGCAATGGATGGAGGCCCAGCCCCAGCCGCTGCCGGTCATCATCATCACCGGCCACGGCGACGTGCCGGTGGCGGTCAACGCCTTCCGGAACGGCGCCATCGACTTCCTGGAAAAGCCCTTCGCCGACGAATACTTTCTGAATCGGGTGCGCCAGGCCTTCGTGCGCGACGCCCAATCCCGCCAGCGGGCCGGCGAGAAATCCAACGCCTTCACCCGCTATCGCCGCCTCAGCCGGCGCGAGAAGTCGGTGATGGAGCTGATGGTGCGCGGCCTGGCCAACAAGCTGATCGCCGCCGAGCTGAAAATCGGAATCCGTACGGTGGAAAGCCACCGCGCCAACGTCCTGAAGAAGATGGGAACCGCCAGCCTGTCCGAACTGACCCGGCTGCACCTGCGGCTGCTGGGCAAGGACGCCTGA
- a CDS encoding ATP-binding protein, translating to MRRFAMGGKLFPLVFLAVYVVVDWGTFIHDPPAINITPWNPPAGLYVALLLLERRGYGAALTFAALMLGDLLVRGSPAPIPVLALSNLLIVAAYGAGVWLLSGRLAFDATLGRMYDTVWLVIMVPVAAVAAALGFALPYMAAGLLPWSELPAVTAQYWVGDVIAILTVTPFLLLLRRRTPGNGPRRSRFETASHALAVACALAVTFNPLVPDPSKILYVLFLPVIWVAMRRGLAGTTVAVLGVQMGVIAGLSVLPGHWQDLTYYQTVMVALAATGLLVGAVVSERWRLEASLGQRRAELARVARLSLIGEMASSLAHELNQPLFTTMGYTRASRQLLARGGDQAEVLDLMNRAVAEAERAAEVLRSIRGFLRQDGQPAQVELKAALDGILGFVMPEIRRHGITLTVDLPPDLQPVWIDPVQLDQVLLNLLRNSIDALANRERPDGSGRIAIAATRRERTVEVSVADTGPGVPEDKVGPLFDLFFTTKPSGMGLGLPICRSIVESHGGRLWLARNGPDGACFSFTLPLVSHA from the coding sequence GTGCGGCGCTTCGCTATGGGCGGAAAGCTGTTCCCCCTCGTCTTTCTCGCCGTCTATGTCGTGGTGGACTGGGGCACCTTCATCCACGACCCGCCCGCCATCAACATCACCCCCTGGAACCCGCCGGCCGGCCTTTACGTCGCCCTGCTGCTGCTGGAGCGGCGGGGATACGGCGCGGCGCTGACCTTCGCCGCCCTCATGCTGGGGGACCTCTTGGTGCGCGGCAGCCCGGCCCCCATTCCCGTACTGGCGTTGAGCAACCTGCTGATCGTCGCCGCCTATGGCGCCGGAGTATGGCTGCTGTCGGGCCGCCTGGCCTTCGACGCCACCCTGGGGCGCATGTACGACACCGTCTGGCTGGTGATCATGGTGCCGGTGGCCGCCGTGGCGGCCGCGCTGGGTTTCGCCCTGCCCTACATGGCGGCCGGATTGCTGCCGTGGAGCGAGCTGCCGGCCGTCACCGCCCAGTACTGGGTGGGCGACGTCATCGCCATCCTGACCGTGACGCCGTTCCTGCTGCTGCTCCGGCGCCGTACGCCGGGCAACGGTCCGCGACGCTCGCGGTTCGAGACCGCCTCGCACGCCCTGGCGGTGGCCTGCGCCCTGGCCGTCACCTTCAATCCGCTGGTCCCCGACCCGTCGAAGATTCTCTATGTCCTGTTCCTGCCGGTGATCTGGGTTGCCATGCGCCGGGGCCTGGCCGGCACGACGGTGGCGGTTCTGGGAGTCCAGATGGGCGTCATCGCCGGCCTGTCCGTGTTGCCCGGGCACTGGCAGGACCTGACCTACTACCAGACGGTGATGGTGGCGCTGGCCGCCACCGGCCTGCTGGTCGGCGCGGTGGTCAGCGAGCGCTGGCGCCTGGAGGCCAGCCTGGGCCAGCGCCGGGCCGAACTGGCGCGGGTGGCCCGCCTCAGCCTGATCGGCGAGATGGCGTCGAGTCTGGCGCACGAATTGAACCAGCCGCTGTTCACCACCATGGGCTACACCCGCGCCTCGCGCCAGTTGCTGGCCCGGGGCGGCGACCAGGCCGAGGTGCTGGACCTGATGAACCGGGCGGTGGCCGAGGCCGAGCGCGCCGCCGAGGTGCTGCGGTCCATCCGCGGCTTCCTGCGCCAGGACGGCCAGCCCGCCCAGGTGGAGCTGAAGGCCGCCCTGGACGGCATCCTGGGCTTCGTGATGCCGGAAATCCGCCGGCACGGCATCACCTTGACCGTGGACCTGCCTCCCGACCTGCAGCCGGTCTGGATCGACCCGGTGCAGTTGGACCAGGTACTGCTCAACCTGCTGCGCAACAGCATCGACGCCCTGGCCAACCGCGAGCGGCCCGACGGAAGCGGGCGCATCGCCATCGCCGCCACCCGCCGCGAGCGGACGGTCGAGGTGTCGGTGGCCGACACCGGCCCCGGCGTCCCCGAGGACAAGGTGGGGCCGCTGTTCGACCTGTTCTTCACCACCAAGCCTTCGGGAATGGGGCTCGGCCTGCCCATCTGCCGCTCCATCGTCGAATCCCACGGCGGACGCCTGTGGCTGGCCCGCAACGGCCCCGACGGCGCCTGCTTTTCCTTCACCCTTCCCCTGGTGAGCCATGCCTGA
- a CDS encoding Glu/Leu/Phe/Val dehydrogenase, which produces MTDMAMLSHALTRLDEAARHVQVDPEVLEKLRHPKETLTTRLTIRMDDGSRRSFTAWRCRYDDTRGPTKGGIRFHPASTVGEVSTLAFWMTFKCAVMNLPYGGGKGAVQVDPRGLSRAELERLSRAYVQAFASMIGPDRDIPAPDVYTNSMIMGWMADEYSSMVRQPSPAVITGKPIPLGGSLGRDDATARGGYYLVKHLETELGLDKSAKRVVVLGYGNAGIHIARLLHADGYKIIGISDSRGAIVSGDGLDPDAVLEAKDAAGSVSAYAKSGRARVVAADELLAVESDLLVPAALEDQIHIDNADTIRTKVILELANGPVTKEADGLLEAKGITVLPDILANAGGVTVSYFEWVQNRQGYYWQLEEVHQRLKAIMEAEGRHVWNIHQDKKASMRTAAYVHALQRLSDAIAAHGTQAYFTN; this is translated from the coding sequence ATGACCGACATGGCAATGCTTTCCCACGCCCTCACCCGACTTGACGAGGCGGCGCGCCACGTGCAGGTGGACCCCGAGGTGCTGGAGAAGCTCCGTCACCCCAAGGAGACGCTGACCACCCGCCTGACCATCCGCATGGACGACGGCTCGCGGCGGTCGTTCACCGCCTGGCGCTGCCGCTACGACGACACCCGCGGCCCGACCAAGGGCGGGATTCGCTTCCATCCCGCCTCGACGGTGGGCGAGGTCTCGACCCTGGCCTTCTGGATGACCTTCAAGTGCGCGGTGATGAACCTGCCCTATGGCGGCGGCAAGGGCGCGGTGCAGGTGGACCCGCGCGGCCTGTCGCGCGCCGAGCTCGAGCGCCTGTCGCGCGCCTATGTCCAGGCCTTCGCCAGCATGATCGGCCCCGACCGCGACATCCCGGCGCCCGACGTCTACACCAATTCCATGATCATGGGCTGGATGGCCGACGAGTACAGCTCCATGGTCCGCCAGCCCAGCCCGGCGGTGATCACCGGCAAGCCGATCCCCCTGGGCGGCTCGCTGGGCCGCGACGACGCCACGGCGCGCGGCGGCTATTATCTGGTCAAGCACCTGGAGACCGAGCTGGGCCTGGACAAGTCGGCCAAGCGCGTCGTCGTCCTGGGCTATGGCAACGCCGGCATCCACATCGCCAGGCTGCTGCATGCCGACGGCTACAAGATCATCGGCATCTCGGATTCGCGGGGCGCCATCGTGTCGGGTGACGGGCTGGACCCCGACGCCGTGCTGGAGGCCAAGGACGCCGCCGGCTCGGTCTCGGCCTACGCCAAGAGCGGCCGCGCCCGCGTGGTGGCCGCCGACGAACTGCTGGCGGTGGAAAGCGACCTGCTGGTTCCGGCGGCGCTGGAAGACCAGATCCACATCGACAACGCCGACACCATCCGCACCAAGGTCATCCTGGAGCTGGCCAACGGCCCCGTCACCAAGGAGGCCGACGGCCTGCTGGAGGCCAAGGGCATCACCGTGCTGCCCGACATCCTGGCCAATGCCGGCGGCGTGACCGTGTCCTACTTCGAGTGGGTGCAGAACCGCCAGGGCTATTACTGGCAGCTGGAGGAGGTTCACCAGCGCCTCAAGGCCATCATGGAGGCCGAGGGACGCCACGTGTGGAACATCCACCAGGACAAGAAGGCCTCCATGCGCACGGCCGCCTATGTCCATGCGCTGCAGCGCCTGTCCGACGCCATTGCGGCCCACGGCACCCAGGCCTACTTTACCAACTGA
- the rnk gene encoding nucleoside diphosphate kinase regulator, with product MRSDASLPPIIVSREDAERLWALCGLLWETVPKIAAFLEEELDRADTVACADLAADIVRMGSSVRFRDEATGIPAQATLVYPGQEDADRHLVSVLSPVGAALLGLRPGQSINFKLANGRMRRLTVLAVKNPPENGRVFRAA from the coding sequence ATGCGGTCCGACGCTTCTCTTCCTCCGATCATCGTCAGCCGCGAGGATGCGGAGCGCCTTTGGGCGCTGTGCGGGCTATTGTGGGAAACCGTGCCCAAGATCGCTGCCTTCCTGGAGGAGGAACTGGATCGCGCCGACACGGTGGCGTGCGCCGACCTGGCCGCCGACATCGTCCGCATGGGGTCCAGCGTCCGCTTCCGTGACGAGGCGACCGGCATCCCGGCACAGGCGACGCTGGTTTATCCTGGCCAGGAGGATGCCGACCGGCATCTGGTCTCGGTTCTGTCGCCGGTGGGGGCCGCGTTGCTGGGCCTGCGTCCCGGACAGTCCATCAACTTCAAGCTGGCCAACGGCCGGATGCGGCGGCTGACGGTGCTGGCGGTGAAAAACCCGCCGGAGAACGGCCGGGTCTTTCGTGCCGCATAG
- a CDS encoding Lrp/AsnC family transcriptional regulator: MLTDPDTFDRRIIAELQRDGRMSIAELSTRVGLSTSPCWRRVRLLEESGVIRGYTALVDPAALGLGLDVFVAASLDLHRAAAFEDAVRQCPEVLECYAMTGEQDYLMHIAAADIAAFDRFLRETLIHLPGVQNIKSSFALKAVKGNGAAPPA, translated from the coding sequence ATGCTGACCGACCCGGACACTTTCGACCGACGCATCATCGCCGAATTGCAGCGGGACGGACGGATGTCCATCGCCGAGTTGTCGACCCGGGTCGGGCTGTCCACCTCGCCTTGCTGGCGGCGGGTGCGGCTATTGGAGGAATCCGGGGTGATCCGGGGCTATACCGCCCTGGTCGATCCGGCGGCGCTGGGCCTTGGCCTCGACGTCTTCGTCGCCGCCTCGCTCGACCTGCATCGCGCCGCCGCCTTCGAGGACGCGGTGCGGCAATGCCCCGAGGTGCTGGAATGCTACGCCATGACCGGCGAGCAGGACTATCTGATGCACATCGCCGCCGCCGACATCGCCGCCTTCGACCGCTTCCTGCGCGAAACCTTGATTCACCTGCCGGGAGTGCAGAACATCAAGTCGAGCTTCGCACTGAAGGCGGTCAAGGGCAACGGGGCCGCCCCGCCGGCCTAA
- a CDS encoding indolepyruvate ferredoxin oxidoreductase family protein translates to MEASAVNGGVWPERAFLTGTQVLVRLPLEQARRDRAAGLGTGGFISGYRGSPLGGYDKALWRASAELEAAGIVFRPAINEEMATTAIIGSQQVGLFPGSRRDGVFAIWYGKGPGLDRAGDAFKHANSLGSSPLGGVLAVVGDDHGAMSSSMAHQSEQLMMAWMMPVLVPAGLQDYLDFGLLGLAMSRFSGCWSGLITVSEVVESGAVVETAAGPEIVRPVFDAPPGGLHIRLRDPQLAQESRLWEHKLGAVRAFARANRIDRVVWDSPAPRFGIAAAGKAWLDLRQALDDLGIDAARAAELGLRLYKVGMSWPLEQDGALAFARGLRTVLVVEEKRGIIEPALKELFYHLPADQRPQVLGKTDAAGRPLLPSTGELSPELIARVLVERLGLGADPAIRARLDRAEAARRAAESAPLAPRPPFFCSGCPHNCSTRVPEGSRALAGTGCHVMAAWMPRQTASVLHMGAEGANWVGVQPFSDIGHVFQNLGDGTYVHSGSTAIRQAVAAGITITYKILYNDAVAMTGGQPLDGQPDIARITHQVHHEGVGRIAVVSDDPGRHRRSGLADGVTLHPRAELDRVQRELRRSPGVSVLIYDQGCAAEKRRRRRRHELAAPTRRVVINEEVCDGCGDCLTASNCVSLLPVASPDGVKRRVDQSACNQDFSCADGFCPSFVTVEGHRAARPPIMPPPVELPPPAAAQERGRSILVAGIGGTGVVTITQIIGHAAFADGLAATTLDFNGLAQKGGGVLGYVRLAATAEMLHAPRIGLGGADSLLACDMVVATGWAALSRLDSERTRAVINLDVAPTAASVLDPDALPDEAGLHRALAARLGPGAARFVSAGEAARRLSGDAIFTNIVLLGHAWQSGLIPLSEAAMVHAIRLNGVDVDDNLAAFAWGRWLAHDAPAATAGLGLDAPAAAAEPELAELVEANAARLTDYHDAALAERYRALVARVERQDRALAGGGLRLSRIVAVAYARLLAVKDEFEVARQLTDPGFLARLAEGFEGPVRPTFMLGFGDGGAGNADRGGRPRKRAFGPWLLAPLRLLARIRRWRGSLLDPFRFNADRQLARGLIAEYEADIDLICAASGPGGYDALVELAALPRRIRGYGPIRRRSVDAARTRRMELRQQLRGENERSLAAE, encoded by the coding sequence ATGGAGGCATCCGCGGTCAATGGCGGTGTTTGGCCTGAACGGGCGTTCCTGACCGGAACGCAGGTGCTGGTGCGGCTGCCGCTGGAACAGGCGCGGCGCGACCGGGCGGCAGGGCTCGGCACCGGCGGCTTCATCTCGGGCTATCGCGGTTCGCCGCTAGGCGGCTACGACAAGGCGCTGTGGCGAGCCTCGGCCGAACTGGAGGCGGCCGGCATCGTCTTTCGCCCGGCCATCAACGAGGAGATGGCCACCACCGCCATCATCGGCAGCCAGCAGGTTGGGCTGTTTCCCGGCTCGCGCCGCGACGGTGTCTTCGCCATCTGGTACGGCAAGGGCCCTGGCCTCGACCGTGCCGGCGACGCCTTCAAGCATGCCAATTCGCTGGGTTCGTCGCCGCTGGGCGGAGTGCTGGCGGTGGTCGGTGACGATCACGGCGCCATGTCGTCGTCCATGGCGCACCAGAGCGAACAGCTGATGATGGCCTGGATGATGCCGGTGCTGGTGCCGGCGGGATTGCAGGATTACCTCGATTTCGGGCTGCTGGGCCTGGCGATGTCGCGGTTCTCGGGCTGCTGGAGCGGCCTGATCACGGTGAGCGAGGTGGTGGAGAGCGGCGCGGTGGTGGAGACCGCCGCCGGGCCGGAGATCGTCCGCCCGGTGTTCGACGCCCCGCCCGGCGGGTTGCACATCCGCCTGCGCGATCCCCAGCTCGCCCAGGAATCAAGGCTGTGGGAGCACAAGCTCGGCGCCGTCAGGGCCTTCGCCCGCGCCAACCGCATCGACCGGGTGGTGTGGGACAGCCCGGCGCCCCGCTTCGGCATCGCGGCGGCGGGCAAGGCGTGGCTCGACCTCCGCCAGGCGCTGGACGATCTCGGCATCGATGCCGCACGGGCGGCCGAGCTGGGCCTGCGGCTCTACAAGGTGGGCATGAGCTGGCCGCTGGAGCAGGACGGCGCACTGGCCTTCGCGCGGGGCCTGCGCACGGTGCTGGTGGTCGAGGAAAAGCGCGGAATCATCGAGCCGGCCCTCAAGGAGCTGTTCTATCACCTGCCGGCCGACCAGCGGCCGCAGGTGCTGGGCAAGACCGATGCGGCCGGCCGGCCGCTGCTGCCCTCGACCGGCGAGCTGTCGCCCGAACTGATCGCCCGCGTCCTGGTCGAGCGGCTGGGCCTGGGCGCCGATCCCGCCATCCGTGCCCGGCTCGACCGCGCCGAGGCCGCCCGCCGGGCGGCGGAAAGCGCTCCGCTGGCTCCGCGTCCGCCCTTCTTCTGCTCGGGCTGCCCGCACAACTGCTCGACCCGCGTGCCCGAGGGCAGCCGCGCCCTGGCCGGAACCGGCTGCCACGTCATGGCCGCCTGGATGCCGAGACAGACCGCCAGCGTGCTGCACATGGGGGCCGAGGGCGCCAACTGGGTGGGAGTGCAGCCGTTCAGCGACATCGGGCACGTCTTCCAGAACCTGGGCGACGGCACCTATGTCCATTCCGGCAGCACCGCCATCCGTCAGGCGGTGGCCGCCGGCATCACCATCACCTACAAGATTCTCTACAACGACGCCGTCGCCATGACCGGCGGCCAGCCGCTGGACGGCCAGCCCGACATCGCCCGCATCACCCATCAGGTCCACCACGAGGGCGTCGGCCGGATCGCGGTGGTGTCGGACGATCCCGGCCGCCACCGCCGGAGCGGGCTGGCCGACGGCGTCACCTTGCATCCCCGCGCCGAACTCGATCGGGTCCAGCGCGAACTGCGCCGGTCGCCGGGCGTGTCGGTCCTGATCTACGACCAGGGCTGCGCCGCCGAGAAGCGCCGCCGTCGTCGCCGGCACGAACTGGCGGCGCCCACCCGCCGGGTGGTGATCAACGAGGAGGTCTGCGACGGCTGCGGCGATTGCCTGACGGCGTCCAACTGCGTCTCGCTGCTGCCGGTGGCCAGCCCCGACGGGGTCAAGCGCCGGGTCGACCAGTCGGCTTGCAACCAGGACTTCTCGTGCGCCGACGGCTTTTGCCCCAGTTTCGTCACGGTGGAGGGCCACCGCGCCGCCCGGCCGCCGATCATGCCGCCCCCGGTCGAATTGCCGCCGCCCGCCGCCGCCCAGGAACGCGGCCGATCGATCCTGGTGGCCGGAATCGGCGGCACAGGTGTGGTGACCATCACCCAGATCATCGGCCATGCCGCCTTCGCCGACGGTCTGGCGGCGACCACGCTCGACTTCAACGGCCTGGCCCAGAAGGGCGGCGGCGTGCTCGGCTATGTCCGTCTGGCCGCCACCGCCGAGATGCTGCACGCGCCTCGGATCGGACTGGGCGGCGCCGATTCGCTGCTGGCCTGCGACATGGTGGTGGCGACCGGCTGGGCGGCGCTGTCCCGGCTGGATTCCGAGCGGACCAGGGCGGTGATCAATCTCGACGTGGCCCCCACCGCCGCCAGCGTCCTCGACCCCGACGCGCTGCCGGACGAGGCCGGGCTGCACCGGGCGCTGGCCGCCCGGCTGGGGCCGGGAGCGGCCCGCTTCGTTTCCGCCGGCGAAGCGGCGCGGCGGCTGTCGGGCGATGCCATCTTCACCAACATCGTCTTGCTGGGCCATGCCTGGCAGAGCGGCCTGATTCCACTGTCCGAGGCGGCCATGGTTCATGCCATCCGCCTCAACGGCGTTGACGTGGACGACAACCTGGCGGCCTTCGCCTGGGGGCGCTGGCTGGCCCACGACGCCCCGGCCGCCACCGCCGGTCTTGGCCTGGACGCCCCGGCCGCCGCCGCCGAGCCCGAACTGGCCGAACTGGTCGAGGCCAATGCCGCCCGGCTGACCGACTACCACGACGCGGCCCTGGCCGAACGCTACCGGGCGCTGGTGGCCAGGGTGGAGCGGCAGGACCGCGCCCTGGCCGGCGGTGGGCTGCGCCTGTCGCGGATTGTGGCGGTGGCCTATGCCCGGCTGCTCGCGGTCAAGGACGAGTTCGAGGTGGCGCGGCAGCTGACCGATCCCGGCTTCCTGGCCCGGCTGGCCGAAGGCTTCGAGGGGCCGGTGCGGCCGACCTTCATGCTCGGCTTCGGCGACGGCGGGGCTGGTAATGCGGATCGGGGCGGCCGGCCGCGCAAGCGGGCGTTCGGGCCGTGGCTGCTGGCGCCGCTGCGCCTGCTGGCCCGAATCCGGCGCTGGCGTGGCTCGCTGCTCGATCCGTTCCGCTTCAACGCCGACCGCCAACTGGCGCGCGGCCTGATCGCCGAATACGAGGCAGACATCGACCTGATCTGCGCCGCTTCCGGCCCCGGCGGCTATGACGCGCTGGTCGAACTGGCCGCCCTGCCCCGGCGGATCAGGGGCTATGGTCCGATCCGGCGCCGCTCGGTCGACGCCGCGAGGACGCGCCGCATGGAACTGCGCCAGCAGCTGCGGGGCGAAAACGAGCGGTCGCTGGCCGCCGAATGA